The following proteins come from a genomic window of Synechococcus sp. NB0720_010:
- the ychF gene encoding redox-regulated ATPase YchF, with protein MLKAGIVGLPNVGKSTLFNALVANAQAEAANYPFCTIEPNSGVVAVPDPRLQQLSDLSKSKELIPTRVEFVDIAGLVKGASQGEGLGNKFLANIREVDAIVHVVRCFEDDDVIHVSGSVGPARDAEVINLELGLADLSQVEKRRERLKKQARTSKEAQAEDEALERIQAVLEQGGAARSVSLSEEEAAMIKPLGLLTANPIIYATNVSEDDLSSGNAYCEEVAVLAEKEGAGTVRISAQVEAELIELPEEDRAEFLEGLGVEEGGLQSLIRATYSLLGLRTYFTTGEKETRAWTIKAGMTAPQAAGVIHTDFERGFIRAQTIGYKQLLEAGSLSEARNKGWLRAEGKEYVVEEGDVMEFLFNV; from the coding sequence ATGCTTAAAGCCGGAATCGTGGGGCTGCCCAATGTGGGCAAGTCGACCCTGTTCAACGCCTTGGTGGCCAATGCTCAAGCCGAAGCCGCCAACTACCCCTTTTGCACGATTGAGCCGAACTCCGGTGTGGTGGCGGTTCCAGATCCCCGTCTGCAGCAGCTTTCGGATCTGAGCAAGAGCAAGGAGCTCATCCCGACGCGGGTGGAGTTTGTCGATATCGCCGGCCTGGTGAAGGGCGCCAGCCAAGGGGAAGGACTGGGCAACAAATTTCTGGCCAACATCCGGGAAGTGGACGCCATCGTCCACGTCGTGCGTTGCTTCGAGGACGACGACGTGATCCACGTGAGTGGATCGGTTGGACCGGCCCGCGATGCCGAGGTGATCAACCTTGAGCTGGGCCTGGCGGACCTGTCCCAGGTGGAGAAGCGGCGCGAGCGTCTGAAAAAGCAAGCGCGTACCAGCAAAGAAGCCCAGGCCGAAGACGAGGCGCTTGAGCGTATCCAGGCGGTGCTGGAGCAGGGCGGTGCCGCCCGCAGCGTCAGCCTCAGCGAAGAAGAGGCCGCGATGATCAAGCCCCTGGGCTTGCTGACGGCCAATCCAATCATCTACGCCACCAACGTCAGCGAAGACGACCTCTCAAGTGGCAATGCCTACTGCGAGGAAGTCGCGGTCTTGGCGGAGAAAGAGGGTGCAGGAACCGTGCGTATCTCCGCGCAGGTGGAGGCGGAACTGATTGAGCTGCCTGAAGAGGACCGTGCTGAATTCCTGGAAGGACTGGGCGTTGAAGAGGGTGGTCTGCAGAGCCTGATCCGGGCCACCTACAGCCTGCTGGGCCTGCGGACCTATTTCACGACCGGTGAAAAGGAAACCCGTGCCTGGACGATCAAAGCCGGCATGACCGCTCCCCAGGCCGCTGGTGTGATTCATACCGACTTCGAACGCGGCTTTATTCGGGCCCAGACCATTGGCTACAAGCAGTTGCTTGAAGCGGGTTCACTCTCTGAAGCCCGTAATAAAGGTTGGCTGCGCGCTGAAGGGAAGGAGTACGTCGTTGAAGAAGGTGACGTGATGGAGTTCCTCTTCAACGTGTAA
- the gmk gene encoding guanylate kinase — translation MAEEPSSSGRLFLITGPSGVGKGTLVTALLERHPEIWLSISATTRSPRSGEVEGTSYFFLNRADFDAKVSQGGLLEWAEFAGNCYGTPREPVEAQLQAGRPVLLEIELEGARQVRRSFPSGFQIFIKPPSFEELERRIRGRGTDSEEAIVRRLERARVELQAESEFDAVIVNGDLTEALQQLEQLMGLG, via the coding sequence ATGGCGGAAGAGCCCTCCTCCAGCGGCCGGTTGTTTCTGATCACGGGCCCCAGTGGAGTCGGCAAGGGGACCTTGGTGACTGCCCTGCTGGAGCGTCATCCCGAGATCTGGCTTTCGATTTCAGCGACCACCCGCTCCCCCCGCAGCGGTGAGGTGGAGGGCACGAGCTATTTCTTTTTGAACCGTGCTGATTTCGACGCCAAGGTCTCCCAAGGGGGCTTGCTCGAGTGGGCCGAGTTCGCCGGTAACTGCTACGGCACCCCCCGAGAGCCCGTGGAGGCTCAGCTTCAAGCGGGCCGGCCAGTCCTGCTGGAGATCGAGTTGGAAGGGGCGCGTCAGGTGCGCCGCAGCTTCCCCAGCGGTTTCCAGATCTTCATCAAGCCCCCCTCCTTTGAGGAGCTCGAGCGGCGCATACGCGGACGGGGCACCGATAGCGAGGAGGCCATTGTTCGGCGGCTTGAGCGAGCCCGGGTGGAGCTGCAGGCCGAGTCCGAATTCGATGCGGTGATCGTCAATGGCGATCTGACGGAGGCCTTGCAGCAGCTGGAGCAGTTGATGGGGCTTGGCTAG
- the wecB gene encoding non-hydrolyzing UDP-N-acetylglucosamine 2-epimerase — protein MSAPHNVCIVLGTRPEAIKLAPVIQAFQQSDDFNTRVVLTGQHREMVTQVMDLFDLQADHDLALMAPKQTLTHITCAALQGLKAEFEQFPPDLVLVQGDTTTAFASALAAFYEQIPVGHVEAGLRTDNIFDPYPEEANRRLISQVALLHFAPTHVSARNLAASGVVGQTITTGNTVIDALLLMAKKAPPFELPGLDFEKQRVILATVHRRENWGERLQEIGKGFLAVLERYPDTALLLPLHRNPTVREPLQALLGDHPRAFLTEPLDYDRLVAAMRGATLLLTDSGGLQEEAPALGKPVLVLRRTTERPEAVDAGTAKLIGTDSADILREASLLLDDAEAYEEMSRAHNPFGDGQASTRILEACRSFLNERRHAADEAQV, from the coding sequence GTGAGCGCTCCCCACAACGTCTGCATCGTGTTGGGAACCCGTCCGGAGGCGATCAAGCTCGCTCCGGTGATCCAGGCCTTCCAGCAGTCCGATGACTTCAACACCCGGGTGGTGCTGACCGGTCAGCACCGGGAGATGGTGACCCAGGTGATGGACCTGTTTGACCTGCAGGCCGACCACGACCTGGCCTTGATGGCCCCCAAGCAAACCCTGACCCACATCACCTGCGCGGCGCTGCAGGGCTTGAAGGCTGAGTTTGAGCAGTTCCCCCCTGACTTGGTCTTGGTGCAGGGGGACACCACGACGGCCTTTGCTTCCGCTTTGGCGGCGTTCTACGAGCAAATCCCTGTGGGCCACGTGGAAGCGGGCCTGCGCACCGACAATATTTTTGATCCCTACCCCGAGGAGGCCAACCGCCGTCTGATCTCCCAGGTGGCCTTGCTGCACTTTGCTCCGACCCACGTCTCGGCCCGCAACCTTGCGGCCTCTGGGGTGGTGGGCCAAACCATCACCACCGGAAACACGGTGATTGATGCGCTGTTGTTGATGGCGAAAAAAGCTCCCCCGTTTGAGCTGCCGGGGTTGGACTTTGAGAAGCAGCGGGTGATCCTGGCGACGGTCCACCGCAGGGAGAACTGGGGCGAGCGGCTCCAGGAGATCGGCAAGGGCTTTTTGGCGGTGCTGGAGCGCTACCCCGATACGGCGCTGCTGCTTCCGCTGCATCGCAACCCAACGGTGCGGGAGCCCCTGCAGGCACTCCTGGGCGATCACCCCCGGGCGTTCTTGACCGAACCGCTGGACTACGACCGTCTGGTGGCGGCGATGCGCGGCGCGACGCTTCTGTTGACGGACTCCGGTGGACTGCAGGAGGAGGCTCCGGCCCTGGGTAAGCCGGTCTTGGTGCTGCGGCGCACCACCGAGCGGCCCGAGGCCGTGGATGCCGGCACCGCCAAGCTGATCGGCACGGATTCCGCTGACATTCTCCGGGAGGCTTCGCTGCTTCTGGATGACGCCGAGGCCTACGAAGAGATGTCCAGGGCGCACAACCCCTTCGGGGATGGCCAGGCCAGCACGCGCATCCTGGAGGCCTGCCGCAGCTTCCTCAACGAGCGCCGCCATGCGGCGGATGAGGCGCAGGTTTAG
- a CDS encoding photosystem I reaction center subunit III produces the protein MRRLFAVLISALLIFGFAPVAKADVAGLTPCAESARFQSRAAAASTPQAKARFEMYSQASCGADGLPHLIVDGRLSHAGDFIIPGIAFLYIAGCIGWAGRNYLMAIRGSKDAAMKEIQIDLSLAFKSTLAAATWPIAAFAELSGGKLTESDDKITVSPR, from the coding sequence ATGCGCCGCCTTTTTGCAGTTCTCATTTCTGCCCTGCTGATCTTCGGCTTCGCCCCCGTGGCGAAAGCTGATGTTGCAGGCCTGACCCCCTGCGCTGAAAGCGCACGCTTCCAATCCCGGGCCGCCGCCGCCTCCACCCCCCAGGCCAAGGCGCGCTTCGAGATGTACAGCCAGGCCTCCTGCGGCGCTGATGGCCTGCCCCACCTGATCGTGGATGGTCGCCTCAGCCACGCTGGTGACTTCATCATCCCCGGCATCGCCTTCCTCTACATCGCGGGTTGCATCGGCTGGGCTGGTCGCAACTACCTGATGGCCATCCGTGGCAGCAAGGACGCCGCCATGAAGGAAATCCAGATCGACCTTTCTCTGGCCTTCAAGAGCACCCTGGCTGCAGCCACTTGGCCCATCGCTGCCTTCGCTGAACTCAGCGGCGGCAAGCTGACCGAATCCGACGACAAGATCACCGTCTCCCCCCGCTGA
- a CDS encoding type IV pilus twitching motility protein PilT gives MSNSSPFPIGLFPEQATAAAESPTKPLDGALQGQQPSSLEGIVKLAAEQGFSDVHLGVGEEPRYRDRGEMLRTGWPVTDVAGFQHWLREMLSPAQIDAFQRDKEFDGSHAFPFVRVRINLLDSLRGPAMVLRLIPQTIASLEELQLPPVLQELASKPKGLVLITGPTGSGKSTTLAAMIDWINRNRACHILTIEDPVEFVHRSQQSLIRHREVGQHTKHFPSALRAALREDPDVILIGEIRDGETLTTALEASQTGHLVFGTLHTNSAVKTVERVLGMVPPQDQGSLRRSLAESLLGVVAQGLIKTSDGKRAAFHDILINTDACKDYLERGELEEIESIMARSGFDGMQTANQALIALVEGGRASAEAALAQSLKPNELGQALRGKD, from the coding sequence GTGAGCAACAGTTCGCCCTTCCCCATCGGGCTGTTCCCAGAGCAGGCAACGGCAGCAGCAGAAAGCCCGACTAAGCCACTGGATGGAGCCCTCCAAGGGCAGCAACCCAGCTCACTCGAAGGCATCGTCAAACTTGCTGCGGAGCAGGGCTTCTCCGATGTCCACCTTGGGGTGGGCGAGGAACCCCGCTACCGCGATCGCGGCGAGATGCTGCGCACGGGCTGGCCCGTCACCGATGTCGCGGGCTTCCAGCACTGGCTCAGAGAAATGCTGAGCCCAGCTCAGATCGATGCCTTCCAGCGGGACAAGGAATTTGATGGCTCCCACGCCTTCCCCTTCGTCAGGGTCCGCATCAACCTCCTGGACTCCCTGCGGGGACCCGCGATGGTGCTGCGGCTGATTCCGCAAACCATCGCCAGCCTTGAGGAGCTCCAGCTCCCCCCAGTGCTGCAGGAGCTGGCCTCCAAACCCAAGGGCCTTGTTCTGATCACAGGTCCCACCGGGTCAGGCAAGAGCACAACCCTCGCCGCGATGATCGATTGGATCAATCGCAACCGGGCCTGTCACATCCTCACGATTGAGGACCCGGTGGAATTTGTGCACCGCAGCCAGCAGTCCTTGATTCGCCACCGCGAAGTCGGGCAGCACACCAAGCACTTTCCGAGTGCCCTCAGGGCTGCCCTCAGGGAAGACCCCGACGTGATCCTGATTGGGGAAATTCGCGACGGCGAGACCCTGACCACTGCCCTTGAGGCATCCCAGACCGGTCACCTGGTCTTCGGCACCCTGCACACCAATTCGGCCGTCAAAACCGTCGAGCGGGTTCTGGGGATGGTTCCGCCCCAGGACCAAGGCAGTCTGCGGCGCTCCCTGGCGGAAAGCCTGCTCGGGGTGGTCGCCCAAGGGCTGATCAAAACGAGCGACGGCAAACGCGCCGCCTTTCACGACATCTTGATCAACACCGACGCCTGCAAGGACTACCTCGAGCGCGGTGAGCTTGAAGAGATCGAATCGATCATGGCCCGCAGCGGCTTTGATGGCATGCAAACCGCCAATCAGGCCCTAATCGCCTTGGTGGAAGGGGGAAGGGCTTCAGCCGAGGCGGCCCTCGCCCAAAGCCTCAAGCCCAACGAACTTGGCCAAGCCCTGCGGGGCAAGGACTAG
- the tsaD gene encoding tRNA (adenosine(37)-N6)-threonylcarbamoyltransferase complex transferase subunit TsaD, translating to MPTLLALETSCDESAAAVVCNQTVLASAVATQMEEHARWGGVVPEIASRRHVEALPHLIEQVMAQSGVSYQELDAIAATAAPGLVGALLIGSVTGRSLARLHGKPFLGVHHLEGHLCSVQLGDPLPPGPYLVLLVSGGHTEMIRVDGPGDYTRLARSRDDAAGEAFDKVARLLGLGYPGGPAVQAAAASGDSKRFSLPKGRVSRPEGGFHPYDFSFSGLKTAVLRLVNQLRAEEAAGGEPFPLADVAASFEQVVADVLVERTTRCARDQGLKTIVMVGGVAANQRLRARLEERCQALALEWRVAPLAYCTDNAAMIGVAAEQRFRAGAQSSIELAVTPRLPLEQAPVLYEPQAPF from the coding sequence ATGCCCACGCTGCTGGCCCTCGAAACAAGTTGTGACGAGTCAGCCGCAGCCGTTGTTTGTAATCAAACGGTGCTCGCGAGCGCGGTTGCAACGCAAATGGAGGAGCACGCCCGTTGGGGTGGCGTCGTTCCGGAAATCGCCTCCAGACGCCATGTGGAGGCGCTGCCCCATCTGATTGAACAGGTGATGGCGCAGAGCGGCGTCAGTTACCAGGAGCTCGATGCCATCGCCGCGACCGCGGCCCCCGGGTTGGTCGGTGCGCTGTTGATCGGATCGGTGACCGGGCGGAGTCTGGCTCGCCTACACGGAAAACCGTTTCTGGGGGTCCATCACCTGGAGGGGCACCTCTGCTCGGTCCAGCTGGGAGATCCCCTGCCGCCGGGACCCTATTTGGTGCTTCTGGTCAGCGGTGGGCACACCGAGATGATCCGTGTGGATGGTCCTGGTGACTACACGCGTCTTGCTCGCAGTCGCGATGACGCCGCCGGTGAGGCCTTTGACAAGGTCGCCCGTCTGTTGGGGTTGGGCTATCCGGGAGGCCCGGCCGTTCAGGCCGCCGCTGCCAGTGGCGATTCCAAGCGTTTCAGCCTTCCCAAGGGCCGGGTGTCACGGCCCGAAGGGGGCTTCCATCCCTACGACTTCAGCTTTAGCGGTCTCAAGACGGCGGTTCTGCGGCTGGTCAATCAACTGCGGGCCGAGGAAGCCGCCGGCGGTGAGCCGTTTCCCTTGGCGGATGTGGCGGCGAGCTTTGAGCAGGTGGTCGCCGACGTCCTGGTCGAGCGCACGACCCGCTGCGCCCGCGATCAGGGACTGAAGACCATCGTCATGGTGGGTGGAGTCGCGGCAAACCAGCGTTTGCGCGCGCGGTTGGAGGAGCGTTGCCAGGCGCTTGCGCTCGAGTGGCGGGTAGCGCCTCTGGCCTACTGCACCGATAACGCCGCAATGATCGGTGTGGCGGCCGAACAGCGCTTCCGTGCTGGCGCACAAAGCTCGATCGAGTTGGCTGTGACGCCCAGGCTGCCCCTCGAGCAGGCTCCGGTTCTTTATGAACCCCAGGCGCCCTTCTGA
- a CDS encoding high light inducible protein, whose amino-acid sequence MATADSAPTPDQVVEAAPEELNQWKRGFTPQAEIWNGRMAMVGLSVGLSVLLIARLAGKV is encoded by the coding sequence ATGGCCACTGCAGACTCCGCCCCTACCCCAGACCAGGTTGTTGAAGCGGCTCCTGAGGAGCTGAACCAGTGGAAGCGCGGCTTTACGCCTCAGGCTGAAATCTGGAACGGCCGCATGGCGATGGTGGGCCTCTCCGTTGGCTTGAGTGTCTTGCTGATTGCCCGCCTCGCCGGCAAGGTCTAG
- a CDS encoding efflux RND transporter periplasmic adaptor subunit, whose amino-acid sequence MLQDRRRKQPVATWLQGNTLSLKRLAADRPWLARRRFWAAALAGTVLIAGGATALNLSRSAKQARSLSTYTSIAEEGSLPGLITASGELEAFRLVNVSPKRQGVLKTLYVEEGDSVKAGQALALMDGGDLQDRLEELSAQLQSAKAQQARSQSELQRRENLVRNGAISQDNYNSAKAAYLVDRAAVEAAQQRLEQREMERSELVVRAPFAGTITARFADPGAYVTPTTSASASAGASSSSIVELAQGLEAVAKVPESDIGRIKLGQTGSVRVDAFPDRRFKAQVRQIAPRAAKLNNVTSFEVTLKFVEPAPELRIGMTADIDFNTGNLPPRTLVPTVAVVTERGKPGVLLVGPGNQPKFQAVTLGASSGRNTQILDGIKPGTRVFIDLPPWAKRKGDSN is encoded by the coding sequence ATGCTCCAAGACCGTCGTCGAAAACAACCTGTTGCGACCTGGCTGCAAGGCAACACCTTGAGCCTCAAGAGACTGGCGGCTGATCGCCCCTGGCTGGCCCGTCGTCGCTTCTGGGCCGCCGCCCTGGCCGGGACCGTTTTGATTGCCGGTGGAGCAACGGCGCTCAACCTCAGCCGTAGCGCCAAGCAAGCCCGCAGCCTGAGCACCTACACCTCAATCGCCGAGGAAGGCTCCCTGCCGGGCCTGATCACGGCCAGTGGCGAACTGGAGGCCTTCCGCCTGGTCAACGTCAGCCCCAAACGCCAAGGGGTACTCAAGACCCTTTATGTAGAAGAGGGCGACAGCGTCAAAGCCGGCCAGGCCCTGGCCCTGATGGATGGGGGTGACCTTCAGGACCGGCTCGAGGAGCTCTCCGCCCAACTGCAATCGGCCAAAGCCCAACAGGCGCGTAGCCAGAGCGAACTGCAACGCCGGGAAAACCTGGTGCGCAACGGCGCCATTAGCCAGGACAACTACAACAGCGCCAAGGCGGCCTACCTCGTCGACCGCGCCGCCGTCGAGGCTGCCCAACAGCGGCTGGAGCAGCGCGAGATGGAGCGCAGTGAATTGGTCGTCCGAGCGCCCTTTGCAGGAACCATCACCGCGCGGTTTGCCGACCCTGGGGCCTACGTGACCCCCACCACCTCGGCCTCCGCCTCCGCCGGTGCCAGCAGCTCCTCCATCGTCGAGTTAGCCCAGGGCCTCGAGGCCGTGGCCAAGGTGCCCGAAAGCGACATCGGTCGGATCAAGCTCGGACAAACCGGCTCGGTGCGCGTCGATGCCTTCCCGGACCGTCGCTTCAAGGCCCAGGTCCGTCAGATCGCTCCGCGCGCCGCCAAGCTCAACAACGTCACCTCCTTTGAGGTCACCCTGAAGTTCGTCGAGCCGGCGCCTGAACTGCGCATCGGCATGACCGCCGACATCGACTTCAACACCGGAAACCTCCCCCCGCGGACGCTGGTGCCAACCGTGGCGGTCGTGACCGAGCGGGGTAAGCCTGGTGTGCTGCTGGTGGGCCCGGGCAACCAGCCCAAGTTCCAAGCCGTGACCCTCGGAGCCAGTAGCGGCCGCAACACCCAAATCCTTGACGGCATTAAGCCCGGGACACGGGTCTTTATCGACCTGCCCCCCTGGGCAAAGCGCAAAGGCGATTCGAACTAA
- the psaJ gene encoding photosystem I reaction center subunit IX translates to MKKFLTTAPVFAAIWFTVTAGILIEFNRFFPDLLFHPM, encoded by the coding sequence ATGAAAAAGTTCCTGACCACTGCCCCGGTCTTCGCCGCGATCTGGTTCACCGTCACCGCTGGCATCCTGATCGAATTCAACCGCTTCTTCCCCGATCTCCTCTTCCACCCGATGTGA